In Cellvibrio polysaccharolyticus, a genomic segment contains:
- the pyrE gene encoding orotate phosphoribosyltransferase yields the protein MSNLACQIKKSARLSGQFTLRSGKVSDTYFDKYQFESDPTLLLEIAKSLAALLPEGIEVLAGLEMGGIPVVTVLSQVTGLPATFIRKEAKEYGTCRYAEGASLAGKKFVLIEDVVSSGGAIIDALAKLREDGVEPVAALCVIDRETGGKEKLAEVGLSLISLLTFSEIENSI from the coding sequence ATGTCCAACCTTGCCTGTCAAATAAAGAAATCAGCCCGCTTGTCCGGGCAATTTACGCTGCGCTCGGGAAAAGTGAGCGATACCTACTTTGACAAATATCAATTTGAATCCGACCCGACGTTGTTGCTGGAAATTGCAAAGTCTCTGGCTGCACTGTTGCCCGAGGGTATTGAAGTGCTGGCTGGATTGGAGATGGGGGGTATCCCGGTTGTTACTGTGTTAAGTCAGGTAACCGGTTTGCCAGCGACTTTTATTCGTAAAGAAGCCAAGGAATACGGTACCTGTCGTTATGCGGAGGGTGCTTCGCTGGCGGGGAAGAAGTTTGTTTTGATTGAGGATGTCGTTTCCAGTGGTGGAGCGATCATTGATGCTCTGGCGAAACTGCGTGAAGACGGTGTTGAACCGGTAGCTGCCTTGTGTGTTATTGACCGAGAAACAGGTGGCAAGGAAAAACTTGCAGAAGTGGGGCTTTCATTAATTTCTTTACTAACATTTTCAGAAATAGAAAATAGCATCTGA
- a CDS encoding acyl-CoA dehydrogenase family protein — protein sequence MSEQHKNSAPLLKTTPNNVLKSEAEAIAAAHEAAEKIRALAGDHELQQQVPFRHAEILSQSGITTIAVPKHLGGLGASVPTLVEAVRIISTADGGVGQLLQIHNVMLRGVFERPAGAVRDRLIADILDGKRFGHAGAETGGKTKFDHKTSAVRNADGKWVVNGTKFYTTGSHLAEWISSGARTAEGNIGFLVNRNTPGVRLVDDWDGFGQQHSVSGSVIFEDLVLDDEWVTQRKESSPQPDPDAAAPVRTGLTWPQILHAAIDTGIARGALDAAVDYLKNHAHVWVDADVEHPTQEPLIIKQIGDYAIAIRVAESLLRDAAELFEVYRTTENNSHLQDELILAVASARAQSDHASISISSDIFSLLGASSSYNKFNLNRFFGDARVHTTHDPIRWRLHHVGNYYLNGISPNEYSAASARKLAAINAQKAS from the coding sequence ATGAGTGAACAACACAAAAACAGCGCTCCGTTGCTGAAAACTACCCCAAACAACGTTCTGAAAAGCGAAGCAGAAGCCATCGCCGCTGCGCATGAAGCCGCTGAAAAAATCCGCGCACTGGCGGGCGACCACGAGCTGCAACAACAGGTACCCTTTCGCCATGCGGAAATTCTTTCGCAGTCAGGCATTACCACCATTGCAGTGCCCAAACATTTGGGCGGGCTTGGCGCCAGCGTTCCTACGCTGGTAGAAGCGGTGCGTATTATCTCTACCGCCGATGGCGGCGTAGGGCAGTTGCTGCAAATTCACAATGTGATGTTGCGCGGCGTATTCGAGCGGCCAGCGGGTGCGGTACGCGACCGGTTAATCGCCGATATTCTTGATGGCAAACGCTTTGGCCACGCCGGTGCAGAAACCGGTGGTAAAACCAAGTTTGATCATAAAACCTCAGCGGTAAGAAACGCAGACGGGAAATGGGTGGTTAACGGCACCAAGTTTTACACCACCGGCTCGCATCTGGCTGAGTGGATTTCCTCCGGGGCGCGCACAGCCGAAGGTAATATCGGTTTTCTGGTGAATCGCAATACTCCAGGTGTACGCCTGGTGGATGACTGGGATGGTTTTGGTCAGCAACACTCGGTCAGTGGCAGTGTGATTTTTGAAGATCTGGTGCTGGACGATGAGTGGGTAACCCAGCGCAAGGAATCCTCACCGCAGCCCGACCCGGACGCCGCCGCACCGGTAAGAACCGGTTTGACCTGGCCACAAATTCTGCATGCTGCTATTGATACCGGTATTGCGCGCGGCGCCTTGGATGCGGCAGTTGATTATTTGAAAAATCATGCCCATGTGTGGGTGGATGCCGACGTTGAACACCCCACACAAGAGCCGCTGATTATCAAACAGATTGGCGATTATGCGATTGCAATACGCGTTGCCGAATCGTTATTGCGTGACGCGGCGGAATTGTTTGAAGTGTATCGCACTACGGAAAACAACAGCCATTTGCAAGATGAGTTGATTCTTGCTGTTGCCAGTGCCCGTGCACAATCGGATCATGCGTCTATTAGTATTTCCAGCGATATTTTTTCATTGCTGGGCGCAAGTTCGTCTTACAACAAGTTCAATCTCAACCGCTTCTTCGGCGATGCCCGCGTGCACACCACCCACGATCCGATTCGCTGGCGCTTGCATCATGTAGGCAACTACTATCTCAATGGTATTTCCCCCAACGAGTACAGCGCCGCCAGCGCCCGCAAGCTTGCTGCGATTAATGCGCAAAAGGCGAGCTGA
- a CDS encoding malonic semialdehyde reductase, translating to MSVVEHATLDQLFLKARSIHQFLPAEVSNETLRELYTLVRQGPTGFNAQPARFLFVRSPEAKQQLAPALSSSNRDKTIAAPLNVIIAYDENFHDELPEQFPAYDARSFFINNPSWIEPTARTNATLQAGYLFIAARALGLDVGPMSGFDNAKVDEIFFAGTSWKSLLLANIGYGDHSSVKPVGPRLDFGKAVSVL from the coding sequence ATGTCTGTGGTTGAACATGCAACGCTGGATCAATTGTTTCTCAAGGCAAGAAGTATTCATCAGTTTTTGCCGGCCGAGGTTTCCAATGAAACCCTTCGTGAGCTGTACACGCTGGTAAGACAAGGCCCTACCGGCTTTAACGCCCAGCCGGCGCGATTTTTATTTGTGCGCTCGCCGGAGGCCAAGCAGCAACTGGCACCGGCGCTGTCATCCAGCAACCGCGATAAAACCATCGCCGCGCCGTTGAATGTGATCATCGCTTACGATGAAAATTTTCACGATGAGTTGCCAGAGCAGTTTCCTGCTTACGATGCGCGCAGTTTTTTTATCAATAACCCGTCATGGATTGAGCCAACCGCTCGCACCAATGCCACCTTGCAAGCCGGTTATTTGTTTATTGCAGCGCGGGCACTGGGGCTGGATGTTGGGCCTATGTCGGGCTTTGATAATGCCAAAGTGGACGAGATTTTTTTCGCGGGTACGTCATGGAAGAGTTTGTTGCTGGCCAACATTGGTTATGGTGATCACAGCAGCGTAAAGCCTGTAGGCCCACGTCTGGATTTTGGTAAAGCCGTTAGTGTTTTGTAG
- a CDS encoding ABC transporter substrate-binding protein: MSGSNNKPDTIWFTRCAGQGRGGVPTATGIASQLGWLTEEFSRDNIKVRALQDEDAQELRYHHYDHELPTLIREGGNLFSIPARAQGAKTRLIGLTWIEEGQFILVRPDSDIKTPADLKGKRLSLPAYNPVDIQQNKRGRSISRHMSLHGYKGALASAGLTLDDITLVEFGGQGTGGNDERSGFFVGADALLKGDIDGLYVKGGAAVDKARELGLVVGIDLDKLPERRFRVNNGTPRPITVHEDLLNNHFDELVRFLAQVLRAAEWAKTNLDGVYDALHKETGASIEGLKGAYRDGFHLHLAPDLSEERIELFRQQKDFLLKHGVLDNDFDFDGWIDHRPLAAAWKLLQSQKVAEEEAVAV, translated from the coding sequence ATGTCTGGGTCAAATAACAAGCCGGATACTATCTGGTTTACACGCTGTGCGGGTCAGGGTCGTGGTGGCGTACCAACGGCCACCGGTATTGCTTCGCAGTTGGGCTGGTTAACCGAAGAATTTTCCCGCGACAATATCAAAGTACGCGCGCTGCAAGACGAAGACGCGCAAGAACTGCGCTATCACCATTATGATCACGAACTGCCCACACTGATTCGCGAAGGTGGCAATTTGTTTTCTATTCCGGCTCGTGCGCAAGGCGCCAAAACGCGTCTGATCGGTTTAACCTGGATTGAAGAAGGCCAATTTATTCTGGTGCGCCCCGACTCGGACATCAAAACTCCGGCCGATTTGAAAGGCAAACGCCTGTCACTGCCTGCTTACAACCCGGTTGATATTCAGCAAAACAAACGCGGCCGCAGCATCTCCCGTCATATGAGCTTGCACGGTTACAAAGGTGCTTTGGCATCAGCAGGTTTAACGCTGGACGACATCACGCTGGTTGAATTCGGAGGCCAAGGCACTGGCGGTAACGATGAGCGCAGCGGTTTCTTCGTTGGTGCGGATGCCTTGCTGAAAGGTGACATTGACGGGCTGTATGTAAAAGGCGGTGCCGCTGTTGATAAGGCACGTGAGCTGGGTCTGGTGGTGGGAATTGATCTGGACAAGTTACCGGAGCGTCGCTTCCGCGTGAATAACGGTACACCCCGCCCGATTACCGTTCACGAAGATTTACTCAACAACCATTTTGATGAGCTGGTGCGATTTCTGGCACAGGTATTACGTGCAGCCGAGTGGGCGAAAACCAATCTTGACGGCGTTTACGATGCACTGCATAAAGAAACCGGCGCAAGCATTGAAGGTTTGAAAGGCGCCTACCGCGATGGTTTTCATCTGCACCTGGCACCGGATCTGTCTGAAGAACGTATTGAATTATTCCGCCAGCAAAAAGACTTTTTGCTGAAGCACGGCGTACTGGATAATGATTTCGACTTCGACGGCTGGATCGACCACCGCCCACTGGCAGCAGCCTGGAAGTTGTTGCAATCGCAGAAAGTGGCAGAGGAAGAAGCCGTCGCGGTGTAA